A region of the Actinomycetota bacterium genome:
CCTCAAGGCGGCCGCCATAGGGGTGGCCATGGGCCGCAGCGGGACCGACGTGGCCCGGGAGGCGGCGGACATGGTCCTGGCCGACGACAACTTCGTCAGCATCACCGCGGCCGTCGAGGAGGGCCGGGTCGCCTTCGACAACGTGCGCAAGGTGACGTTCTTCCTGGTCTCGACGGGGGCGGCCACGATCGTGGCCATCCTCGTGGGGGTCTGGGCGGGCTGGCCGTTGCTGATGCTCCCGGCCCAGCTCCTGTGGCTGAACCTGGTCACCAACGGTCTGCAGGACGTGGCCCTCGCCTTCGAGCCCGGCGAGAAGGGGGTGTTGCAACGTCCGCCCCGCCGGCCCGGCGAGGGCGTGCTGTCGCGGCTGTTGTGGGAACGGGTGCTGCTGGCCGGGTTGGTGATGGCGGCCGGGACGCTGGCCCTGTTCCGCTGGGAGCTCGACCGGGGCGGCACGCTGGCCCAGGCCCAGACGGTGGCCCTGTCGACCATGGTCGTGTTCATGGCGTTCCACGTGGGCAATGCCCGCTCGGAGGCCGTCTCGCTGTTCCGTCTGAGCCCGGTCTCCAACCCCTTCCTGTTCGTGGCCGCGGTGGCCGCGCTGGCGGTCCACGTGGCCGCCCTCTACCTGCCTCCCACCCAGTACGTCCTGCGGGTCGAGCCCATCGGGGCCGACGCCTGGGCCCGGATCGTGGCCGTGGCCGCCACCGTGCTGGTCGCGGTCGAGGCCCACAAGGCGTTCCGAGCCCGCCGGCCGGTGCGCCGACCGGCCGGCCCGCGGGCCCACCGGTGAGGAGCCCCCGTGACGCCGGCCGCCGGTAAGCCGGCCCCCACTGGACCGGCCCCCGCCCGACAGGGCCGCGCGTCGGGCTCAGAGGGTCGGATCGTCCCCCCGCTGAGGGTGGCGGCCGAGCTGGGCGCGTAGATCGGCGGCCGCTTGGGCCAGTTGGGACCGGTCGAGGTCAAGGTCGACGCACAGGTCGCCGCCGCCCGTGACCCAGGGCGGGCGTAGCTCGAGGGCGAAACAGGCCGTGACCAGCGCCCGGTCGGCGTGACCGGGCACCGAGCGGCCGGTGAGGGTGAGGTTGGGCTCGCTCATGGCGATGGGCCGGTTGGCCACCAGGTCGGCGCGCTGGGACAGGGCCAGCAGCCAGCGCACCGTGTGGGCTGTCTCCCAAGTCGTGAGGCAGGGGTCGACTACGTGCCAGGCACCCTGGGGGGCCACGATACGTACCTCGATCAGCAGGGAGTTGGAGTCCCAGGGGTCGACCGTCTCGTCCGGGAACTGGTAGCCGGTGATCGTCAGGCCCAGTTCCGTCCCGTTTCGGCCGCGTAGCAACACGTCATGTAGCCTTGTCGCTCCATGGCCAACATCAAGAGCCAGATCAAGAGAAATCGCCAGAACGAGCGCCGACGCCTCCGCAACAAGGCGGCGCGCTCGGAGATCAAGACCCGCGTGAAGTCGGCTGTCCAGGTCGCCGAGCAGGGCGGTGACAGTGCCGAGGCCCTGAAGCTGGCCATCAAGCGCATCGACAAGGCGGCGGCCAAGGGCACGATCCACAAGAACCAGGCGGCCAACCGCAAGTCACGTCTCATGCGCCGCATAGCCAAGGCAGGAGCGGCCTCGTCCTGAGGCCCAGGCCCAGCGCCGCTAGCGCCCGCGGGCGGGTGCGGCAGTAGCCCGGCCGGAGCGGCTGGAGGCGGCCAGGCGGGCGACCAGTACCTCCATGATGAGGGCCGGCGGCCAGTCGACCGTGCCTTTGAGGGCCAGATCTGCGTCGGCTAGCAGGCTGATGGCCCGGGCGATGCGGGCGTTGCCCATGCGCCGGGCCTGCATGAGGGCCTTCTTGGCCGGGAACGTCGACCCCGTCATCCCCAGGGCGGCGGCTGCCGACCTCTCGTCGGTCACCTCGTCGTCCCCGTCGAGGCGCAGCATGCGCGAGTAGTGGGTGTGCAGGCTGGCCATCACGACCAGTGGGTGGCGTCCCCCGCCTTCGAGCAGGCGGCGGAGGTGCTCCAGGGCCTTGGCCGCGTCGCCCCGGTCGATGGCGTCGGTCAGCTCCCAGGGAGCGACCGAGCCGGCCTGGCCCAGGAAGGGGGTGACGTCCTCGGCTCCTAGCCGGGC
Encoded here:
- the rpsT gene encoding 30S ribosomal protein S20, with protein sequence MANIKSQIKRNRQNERRRLRNKAARSEIKTRVKSAVQVAEQGGDSAEALKLAIKRIDKAAAKGTIHKNQAANRKSRLMRRIAKAGAASS